Proteins encoded in a region of the Desulfovibrio sp. genome:
- the fliR gene encoding flagellar biosynthetic protein FliR: MDVFSYNPASVLSLLLTMMRVSIVMFMLPVFSTNNIPMQVKGAITIVFCLGVWPHLALNGAAMPAHPFDVAIMMLGEAVLGLVLGMAVNFLFMGIQAGGELLGFQMGFTMINIADPLSGNQTGATAFFLWMVSLLVFLGLDGHLYMIKGFVASFDLVPPGQLFIGSIVLRQIMYLASQMFVLALQIAAPVMVALFLVEVSLGLMARTSPQIPIMEFGFPIKIVVGFFFLGLLMVIMSDRIASFVQGLDGLFGNLLRAMSPMYQ; this comes from the coding sequence ATGGACGTTTTCAGCTATAATCCGGCCAGCGTACTCAGCCTGCTGCTCACCATGATGCGCGTGAGTATCGTCATGTTTATGCTGCCCGTTTTTTCTACCAACAACATCCCCATGCAGGTCAAGGGGGCCATAACCATCGTCTTTTGCCTTGGTGTGTGGCCGCATCTTGCCCTGAACGGCGCCGCCATGCCAGCACATCCTTTTGATGTGGCCATAATGATGCTTGGCGAAGCGGTGCTTGGGCTGGTGCTGGGAATGGCTGTCAATTTTCTGTTCATGGGCATTCAGGCGGGCGGCGAACTGCTGGGCTTTCAGATGGGTTTTACCATGATCAATATCGCAGACCCGCTCTCCGGCAACCAGACCGGCGCAACGGCCTTTTTTCTGTGGATGGTGTCCCTGCTGGTTTTTCTGGGGCTGGACGGGCATCTGTACATGATAAAAGGCTTTGTTGCCTCGTTTGACCTTGTGCCGCCGGGCCAGCTTTTTATTGGTTCCATCGTGCTGCGGCAAATAATGTACCTGGCATCGCAGATGTTTGTGCTGGCCCTGCAGATTGCCGCGCCGGTCATGGTGGCGCTGTTTCTGGTCGAAGTTTCGCTGGGTCTCATGGCGCGTACATCGCCGCAGATACCCATTATGGAATTTGGCTTTCCCATCAAGATTGTTGTGGGGTTTTTCTTTCTGGGGCTGCTCATGGTCATTATGTCCGACCGCATCGCCTCCTTTGTGCAGGGGCTCGACGGCCTGTTTGGCAACCTGTTGCGCGCCATGAGCCCCATGTACCAGTAA
- a CDS encoding NAD(P)-dependent oxidoreductase: MKTVGTTNHSLQAADLESCVLRLGSRLEPLRGAAVFLTGCTGFIGKWLVETLLCANDLLGLNCHLHLLTRSPQKFFQSMPHVADRDDLATVAGSLLDAPESVFPAMDYVVHGANLVVLPTQEWAADHCRLATLGTERLFRLAASRGCRAALLLSSGAVYGTQALAQSPPFAEEPQPLTERIHESVLYGETKRFTELFAVALGQQCNIRVSVARCFAFCGGHLPLNSPHALISFIKDACAGREICIRGDGLAQRSYMYGSDMAEWLLAMLVHGPHGQALNVGSEQAVSIGDLAQLVQKLHGGGRVRILNETVSANAPSVYLPDTKLTRATLRVKETVSLEQGLANTLEWFNNSDQA; the protein is encoded by the coding sequence GTGAAAACAGTTGGCACCACAAACCACAGTCTGCAGGCAGCCGATCTGGAATCCTGCGTGCTTCGCCTTGGCAGCCGCCTTGAGCCACTGCGTGGAGCCGCAGTGTTTCTGACTGGCTGCACGGGCTTTATCGGCAAATGGCTTGTGGAAACCCTGCTCTGCGCCAACGACCTGCTGGGCTTGAACTGCCACCTGCACCTGCTGACACGGTCACCTCAAAAATTTTTTCAGTCAATGCCGCATGTTGCTGACAGGGACGACCTTGCGACCGTTGCCGGAAGCCTGCTGGACGCGCCGGAATCGGTCTTTCCCGCAATGGACTATGTGGTGCATGGGGCCAATCTGGTGGTTTTGCCAACGCAGGAATGGGCCGCAGACCACTGCCGTCTGGCAACGCTGGGCACAGAGCGCCTGTTCCGTCTGGCGGCCAGCCGGGGCTGCCGCGCGGCCCTGCTGCTTTCGTCCGGTGCGGTTTACGGCACACAGGCCCTAGCACAGTCGCCCCCTTTTGCTGAAGAACCACAGCCCCTCACCGAGCGCATTCACGAATCTGTGCTGTACGGCGAAACCAAACGGTTCACGGAACTTTTTGCCGTGGCATTGGGCCAGCAGTGCAACATACGCGTGTCCGTGGCCCGCTGCTTTGCCTTTTGCGGCGGGCACCTGCCCCTGAACAGCCCGCACGCTCTGATCAGTTTTATCAAGGATGCCTGCGCAGGGCGCGAAATCTGCATCCGGGGCGATGGCCTGGCCCAACGCTCGTACATGTACGGCAGTGACATGGCAGAATGGCTGCTGGCAATGCTCGTTCACGGCCCGCACGGGCAGGCCCTCAATGTGGGCAGCGAGCAGGCTGTTTCCATTGGGGATTTGGCGCAACTTGTACAAAAATTGCATGGTGGCGGCAGGGTGCGGATACTCAACGAAACAGTGTCGGCCAACGCACCTTCCGTCTATTTGCCAGATACGAAGCTGACACGCGCTACGCTACGCGTGAAAGAAACGGTTTCCCTTGAACAGGGCTTGGCAAACACACTGGAATGGTTCAACAATAGTGATCAGGCCTGA
- a CDS encoding FkbM family methyltransferase — translation MNSQKQQILDLVHSRFDEAKAYSFSFVNYIKEFCRGRKLCLFGAGGIGLSTYYRLKGKGLQVALFCDNKPQKINTEIVDGIRCVSADELLASHKDCCIIITVGQGREIMQQLCAGGRADAIHCAAPTIAYYGEVLNSISKEALYRNVQNLLAVVDDEKSLRIVHRTLAHALMAMEGQTTGFEYDDIYSPNQYLPDDIPVLRDQATYVDCGAYDGDTLRYMFDRPEGRRLARYYCYELDSTNYARLTASLEALPDDLRHKVVLKNFGVGEKAEQIKYDPTGSDTFASASGLCTGNLVALDEDLRDVAVGCIKMDIEGAEPYALRGASHLIQRHRPSLAICTYHSLEHLWELPLYIHDLVPEYTIRFRHHTRSMFETVCYATVE, via the coding sequence ATGAACAGCCAGAAACAGCAGATACTTGATCTTGTCCACAGCCGCTTTGACGAAGCAAAGGCTTACAGCTTCAGCTTTGTCAATTATATAAAAGAGTTTTGCCGTGGCAGAAAACTGTGCCTTTTTGGGGCTGGCGGCATTGGCCTTTCTACCTACTACCGGCTCAAGGGCAAGGGACTGCAGGTAGCGCTGTTTTGCGACAACAAACCGCAGAAAATCAACACCGAGATTGTTGACGGCATTCGCTGCGTCAGCGCCGACGAACTGCTGGCAAGCCACAAGGATTGCTGCATTATCATTACTGTTGGCCAGGGTCGCGAAATCATGCAGCAGCTCTGCGCAGGCGGCAGAGCCGATGCCATACACTGCGCAGCGCCCACCATTGCCTACTACGGCGAGGTGCTCAACAGCATTTCCAAAGAAGCCCTGTACCGCAATGTGCAGAACCTGCTTGCCGTGGTGGATGACGAAAAAAGCCTGCGCATCGTGCACCGCACCCTTGCCCATGCCCTCATGGCAATGGAAGGGCAAACCACAGGCTTTGAGTACGACGACATCTATTCCCCGAACCAGTACCTGCCCGACGACATCCCTGTGCTGCGCGATCAGGCCACATATGTGGACTGCGGGGCCTACGATGGCGACACACTGCGCTACATGTTTGACCGCCCCGAAGGCCGCAGACTTGCCCGGTATTACTGCTACGAGCTCGACAGCACCAACTACGCGCGCCTTACTGCCAGTCTCGAAGCCCTGCCCGACGACCTGCGGCACAAGGTGGTGCTGAAAAATTTTGGTGTGGGCGAAAAAGCCGAACAGATCAAGTACGACCCCACCGGGTCAGATACCTTTGCCAGCGCATCCGGTCTTTGCACCGGCAATCTGGTGGCGCTGGACGAAGACCTGCGCGATGTGGCCGTGGGCTGCATCAAGATGGATATCGAAGGTGCGGAGCCGTACGCCCTGCGCGGGGCCTCGCATCTCATTCAGCGTCACAGGCCCTCGCTGGCCATATGCACCTACCATTCCCTCGAACACCTGTGGGAATTGCCACTCTACATCCATGACCTTGTACCGGAGTATACCATCCGGTTCAGGCACCATACCCGAAGCATGTTTGAAACCGTGTGCTACGCCACGGTGGAGTAA
- a CDS encoding radical SAM protein, whose translation MSTAAKKQIEMERRAKLMREKPYVMEKIFKYPELRAQGKSTAIIDFCYDYKCNMNCTHCCNLSFAKKERQLGIADVHDFFEQADALGLAQCCISGGEPLFFDDLDDVVKAVNPEKFHIAMSTNGLLLNRDMAHHLKAIGVDKVKISVDSIDANEYAKTRRQGKTLSTAIDALFHAKEAGLQAVVQTVIAHQNAQTEQTRKLAAFCHENGFNMDIIIARAIGAWEGKEEILITPEDNRFFRQLSLEYPEAHRDTFPTYGETAGTCGCVDKVLHLTRYGDILPCVFIHIAIGNIFEESLADIIKRGKSIRHFVNPGPLCLSGEHRGFIRKYMSKFYGKPLPIHWSEAFDADDFIA comes from the coding sequence ATGAGCACAGCAGCAAAAAAGCAGATTGAAATGGAGCGCAGGGCCAAGCTCATGCGTGAAAAGCCCTATGTGATGGAAAAGATCTTTAAATACCCCGAGCTGCGCGCTCAGGGCAAAAGCACTGCCATCATTGATTTTTGCTACGACTACAAGTGCAACATGAACTGCACCCACTGCTGCAACCTGAGCTTTGCCAAAAAGGAACGGCAGCTCGGCATTGCCGACGTGCACGATTTTTTTGAGCAGGCCGACGCGCTGGGGCTGGCGCAGTGCTGCATTTCGGGAGGCGAACCCCTGTTCTTTGACGATCTCGACGACGTGGTCAAAGCCGTTAACCCCGAAAAATTCCATATTGCCATGAGCACCAACGGGTTGCTGCTCAACCGCGACATGGCCCACCACCTCAAGGCCATTGGCGTGGACAAGGTCAAGATCAGCGTGGACAGCATAGACGCCAACGAATACGCCAAAACGCGCCGTCAGGGCAAAACCCTGAGCACCGCCATTGACGCCCTGTTCCATGCCAAGGAAGCGGGCCTGCAGGCCGTGGTGCAAACCGTTATCGCCCACCAGAACGCCCAGACGGAGCAGACCCGCAAGCTGGCGGCCTTTTGCCACGAAAACGGCTTCAACATGGATATCATCATTGCCCGCGCCATCGGCGCCTGGGAAGGCAAGGAGGAAATTCTCATCACGCCCGAAGACAACAGGTTCTTTCGCCAGCTCAGCCTTGAATACCCCGAGGCCCACCGCGATACCTTTCCCACCTACGGCGAAACCGCGGGCACATGCGGCTGCGTGGACAAGGTGCTGCACCTGACCAGGTACGGCGACATACTGCCCTGCGTGTTCATCCACATTGCCATTGGCAATATCTTTGAAGAAAGCCTGGCAGACATCATCAAGCGGGGCAAATCCATACGGCATTTTGTCAATCCCGGCCCCCTGTGTCTTTCTGGCGAGCATCGGGGCTTTATCCGCAAATACATGTCGAAGTTCTACGGAAAACCCCTGCCCATACACTGGAGCGAGGCCTTCGATGCAGACGACTTCATCGCCTAG
- a CDS encoding class I SAM-dependent methyltransferase: MQTTSSPSCRLCGRALPPQALLHYSNMPAAAQHLPGPEDLAHDHGIDLVIKQCPACGLVQLDAEPVAYYREVIRASGVSGELKDFYTQRLATFAQRHNIGGKAVLEAGCGEGTYLECINRAGMRGFGVEAGTNNLRQCAERGLQVTEGFFDRQLDLPGAPFAAFFMFNFLEHVPDPRGYLLHLADHLTDDAVGLVEVPSFSMMQQQALYTEFIADHLCYYTPETLGRLVELCGFTMVECENVRGDYVLAATLRKRPRLVLDDSNVQRNAAAMDSFIAAHGNLAVWGAGHQAFTLLALCRNHAGVSCIIDSAPFKQGRFAPVTHIPIVSPASIGQRGIQNILVIAGSYSQEIATLIGRQYPEIQAFLLNDDGSIRA; this comes from the coding sequence ATGCAGACGACTTCATCGCCTAGCTGCCGCCTGTGCGGTCGTGCGCTGCCGCCCCAGGCTTTGCTGCACTACAGCAACATGCCTGCGGCGGCCCAGCATCTGCCTGGGCCGGAAGACCTTGCCCACGACCACGGCATTGATCTGGTCATCAAGCAGTGCCCCGCATGCGGGCTGGTGCAGCTCGACGCGGAGCCCGTGGCGTACTACCGCGAGGTTATCCGCGCATCGGGCGTTTCAGGCGAACTCAAGGACTTCTATACCCAACGGCTTGCGACCTTTGCCCAGCGCCACAACATTGGTGGCAAGGCCGTGCTTGAGGCTGGCTGCGGCGAGGGCACGTATCTGGAATGCATCAACAGGGCGGGCATGCGCGGCTTTGGCGTGGAGGCTGGCACAAACAACCTGCGCCAGTGCGCCGAACGCGGCCTGCAGGTTACCGAAGGTTTTTTTGACAGGCAGCTCGACCTGCCCGGCGCGCCCTTTGCGGCATTTTTCATGTTCAATTTTCTGGAGCACGTACCCGATCCGCGTGGCTACCTGCTGCATCTGGCAGACCACCTGACCGACGACGCCGTGGGGCTTGTGGAAGTTCCCAGCTTTTCCATGATGCAGCAGCAGGCCCTGTATACGGAGTTTATCGCCGACCACCTGTGTTACTACACGCCTGAAACGCTTGGCAGGCTGGTGGAGCTGTGCGGCTTTACCATGGTAGAGTGCGAAAATGTGCGCGGCGATTACGTGCTGGCCGCCACCCTGCGCAAAAGGCCACGCCTTGTGCTCGACGACAGCAACGTACAGCGCAACGCCGCCGCCATGGACAGCTTTATTGCGGCACACGGCAACCTCGCTGTGTGGGGGGCCGGGCATCAGGCATTTACCCTGCTGGCCCTTTGCCGCAACCACGCGGGCGTCAGCTGCATCATTGATTCCGCCCCGTTCAAGCAAGGCCGGTTTGCACCCGTTACGCACATTCCCATTGTTTCCCCGGCCAGCATCGGGCAAAGGGGCATACAGAACATTCTTGTCATTGCAGGCAGCTACTCACAGGAGATTGCCACGCTGATCGGGCGGCAATACCCCGAAATACAGGCATTTCTACTCAATGACGACGGGAGTATAAGGGCGTGA
- a CDS encoding radical SAM/SPASM domain-containing protein: MITKYTALKETRVNLREAIPLPKPFTLLLEPSSLCNFSCKMCFQSAEHQGKFKEKRGLMPMDIFEKAIAEAQAWAKLKVLKLCVYGEPLTNPNFCRMLSMACAAGIAERVETTTNASLLTAEVAEAMIAAGLDYVRVSIYGHDEASHAATARTKTPLQKIYNNLKLLQSMKRAAKVELPFVAVKMLDTFDPQRNGAFKAAFADVADELYLDQPHNWVQPAEESFIDKIVPESFAENRTGQYACPMPFTTLAVRSNGDVAPCCIDWYGSTIIGNIRQQSLQELWNSPAHKKLMYLQLSDNKNMNPSCGGCNLPQNPHYTRDNLDGVDPGIVGTFE, encoded by the coding sequence GTGATTACAAAATACACCGCACTCAAGGAAACGCGGGTCAACCTGCGTGAGGCCATACCGCTGCCCAAGCCTTTTACCCTGCTTCTTGAGCCCTCAAGCCTCTGCAATTTCAGCTGCAAGATGTGCTTTCAGAGCGCAGAGCACCAGGGTAAATTCAAGGAAAAACGCGGGCTCATGCCCATGGATATTTTCGAAAAGGCCATTGCCGAGGCGCAGGCCTGGGCAAAACTGAAGGTGCTCAAACTGTGTGTTTACGGTGAGCCGCTCACCAACCCCAATTTTTGCCGCATGCTGTCCATGGCCTGTGCGGCGGGCATTGCAGAAAGGGTGGAAACAACCACCAACGCATCCCTGCTCACGGCCGAAGTAGCCGAGGCCATGATCGCCGCAGGGCTCGACTACGTGCGGGTGTCCATTTACGGACACGATGAGGCAAGCCACGCAGCCACGGCGCGCACAAAAACCCCTTTGCAGAAAATATACAACAATTTAAAATTGTTGCAGAGCATGAAACGTGCCGCTAAAGTGGAACTCCCATTTGTGGCGGTCAAGATGCTTGATACCTTTGACCCGCAGCGCAACGGGGCCTTCAAGGCTGCCTTTGCAGACGTGGCGGACGAGCTCTACCTGGACCAGCCGCACAACTGGGTTCAACCGGCAGAAGAATCGTTTATCGACAAGATCGTGCCCGAATCCTTTGCCGAAAACCGCACCGGCCAGTATGCCTGCCCCATGCCCTTTACCACGCTGGCGGTACGTTCCAACGGCGATGTGGCTCCCTGTTGCATAGACTGGTACGGCTCAACAATCATTGGCAATATCAGGCAGCAGTCATTGCAAGAACTGTGGAACAGCCCTGCGCATAAAAAGCTTATGTATTTGCAGCTGTCTGACAACAAAAACATGAACCCAAGCTGCGGCGGGTGCAACCTGCCCCAGAACCCCCACTACACCAGAGACAATCTGGACGGCGTCGATCCCGGCATTGTGGGTACGTTTGAATAA